The genomic DNA TGAGCATTGCTCACCATTGAATACTTTATATATTTAGTGTTTGCTTAATTATTTTTAACTAAATTTTTCTTGACAACTAATATACTTAGATTTTAATCTACAGAAAGATTAGTATTTTTGGCAAACCTATAGTGGGGTCGAAAACCCTGGGGGGTCCGCCAAATCGCCAGAACCTTGATAATTAAATAGTTTCAGCGTTTCATCAGTTTCAGTTGGCTGCACACCCGAAGCCTGAAATGAGGTTTTTGATCAGGTCTGCCAAAATCGTCTCTGGATTCCGCTCCCAGATTATGTTTCAGATGGCGGAGTTTCCAAACAAATAATCCCCGCAAGGGGACTGAAACGTTTAAATTATCCTTACATGGCAAGTCTTTTAAAAGTTTCCAAACAAATAATCCCCGCAAGGGGACTGAAACCAAATGTTCGGGATTGACACATAGATAATTACTACGTTTCCAAACAAATAATCCCCGCAAGGGGACTGAAACGTCAACAAATTGAACGCTGTATATATTGTTGTGGAGTTTCCAAACAAATAATCCCCGCAAGGGGACTGAAACGATTTTTTAGCCATTAGATTACCGCCATTTGAAATGTTTCCAAACAAATAATCCCCGCAAGGGGACTGAAACCGGCCACCTGCTGTTAATACCGCTTCACTGTGAATGGTTTCCAAACAAATAATCCCCGCAAGGGGACTGAAACTGTCTACATCGCTGGAAAACAAATACTCGCTAACAGCGTTTCCAAACAAATAATCCCCGCAAGGGGACTGAAACATATTCCACATTCACGCATTGCAGTCAATGGTATGGGTTTCCAAACAAATAATCCCCGCAAGGGGACTGAAACTTAGCAGGATTAGTTATTTATCTGGTTAAGTTAGTTTCCAAACAAATAATCCCCGCAAGGGGACTGAAACAACAATCCACCTTTTCCTCACGCCAAGACGCAAAGACGCAAAAGGGATAAAATTCAGATCTCCGACTTCTGACGTAAATTCATCATTGATAAACCAGATCAAAAAAGAAGTTAGTGATTTTGTATGAAAGTAGTTTTTAAAAACTTTTTACCTGAACAATAACATCTAATAAAATTAATAAAACCTTAAAATCAACATCTTAAATCATGAAAATCCTGATTTAGACAAAAAATGAAAATCATAGTTTTTGGTAGCATCAATATAGACCTAGTAACCACCACCCCCCGTTTACCAATTCCTGGAGAAACATTAATAGGAAATAGCTTTTTCACAACCCCAGGTGGTAAAGGTGCAAACCAAGCAGTTGCATTAGCAAAACTAGGAATTCCTACCCAAATAATTGGTAGAGTTGGTAACGATAACTTTGGGTTAGAATTAATCAACAACTTAAAAAATTGCGGTGTACAAACCGAAAATATTTTCATTGATGAAACTGTAAATTCTGGAATTGCAGTTATTACTGTAGGTCAAAAAGGTGAAAACAATATTATTGTGATTCCCGGTGCAAACGCAAAAGTTAACCAAGAAGACATTAACAAATTATATCCCTTATTACCAACAACAAACGCCATACTTTTACAATTAGAAATTCCCATAGATACAGTTATTCAAATTGCCAAAATTGCCCAAAATACTAACATTAAAATTATCCTAGATCCTGCACCAGCGCAAATATTACCAGAAGAAATTTATCCATTAATTGATATTATCACACCCAACGAAATCGAAGCCAGTCAATTAGTAGGTTTTGCAGTCACCGGAGAAGAAACCGCAGCCAAAGCAGCCGAGATTTTATTACAAAAAGGTGTCAAATGTGCAATCATTAAATTAGGAGCAAAAGGTGTTTTTTGTGCAACTAAACAAGAGAGTTTTTACATTCCAGCATTTTCAGTTCAAGCAATAGATACAGTTGCAGCAGGTGACGCTTTTAATGGTGGTTTAGCAGCAGCACTTTTTCATCAAAAACCTTTAAAAGAAGCAGTAAATTGGGGTGCAGCAACAGGTGCATTAGCAACCACAAAATTAGGAGCGCAAAGTTCTTTTCCTGATAGAATTACATTGGATAAATTCTTAATTCTTAATTCTTAATTCTTAATTTCCTCGTTCCCATACTCTGTATAGGAATGAATTATTCAAGGTTGTACCTTGAGTGAAGTGAGAGTCAGAGACTGGGAACGAGAACTACTAAAACCCTATATCTTCATTCCATAATTCTGGTTTTTCATTAATAAATTCACTCATCATTTGTTCACATTCATCAAGATTCAAATCCACAACTTCCACACCATGAGAAACCATAAACTCCTTCGCACCGGGAAAAGTTCTTGACTCACCCGCAATTACTTTTCTAATTCCAAATTGCACCACCGCACCAGCGCACAAATAACATGGCATTAAAGTAGAATATAAAGTTGTACCTTGATAATTACCAATTCTCCCGGCATTTCGTAAACAATCAATTTCCGCATGGGTGACAGGATCACCATCTTGAACCCGTTTATTATGTCCTCTACCAAGGATTTTACCATCTTTGACCAAAACAGACCCAATGGGAATTCCACCCTCATTTCTGCCTTGTTTTGCTTCGCTAATTGCAGCTTGCATAAACTCATCCATTTGATTAACTCCTAATATGAAAAAACAACTGGTATTAATGGATCATGATGGTGGTGTAGATGATTATTTAGCCACCATGTTACTGTTAACAATGGAAAACATTGAACTATTGGGAATAGTCGTCACTCCCGCAGACTGTTATATTCAATCTGCTGTGAGTGTAACTCGTAAAATTATAGACTTAATGGGATTTTCTCATATTCCCGTTGCTGAAAGTACAGTCAGAGGAATTAACTCTTTTCCTCGTCTTTATCGTCGAGATTCATTAATTATTGATCATCTCCCAATTCTCAATCAAAAAGAAGAAATTAAAACTCCTTTATTAACAGAAACAGGTGAAGATTTTATGATCAAGGTGTTAAGAGAAGCACCTGAACCTGTAACATTGATGGTAACAGGGCCATTAACAACAGTAGCAGTTGCATTAGCAAAAGCACCAGAAATAGAACATAAAATTAAACAAATAGTGTGGATGGGTGGTGCATTAAATGTTCCTGGAAATGTCGAAAAAGGAATAGAACCAATACAAGATGGTTCAGCGGAATGGAATGTGTATTGGGATGCGGTTTCTGCTGCAAAGGTTTGGGAAACAGAAATAGAAATAATTATGTGTCCTTTAGACTTAACAAACCAAGTTCCGGTGACATCAGAATTAGTCCAAAATATCGGTAAACAATATAATTATCCTTGTTCCAATTTAGCAGGTCAATGTTACGCCTTAGTAATTCCTCAAGATTATTATTTCTGGGATGTTTTAGCAACAGCTTATTTAGAAAAACCTGAATTTTATGAATTGAAAGAATGGGAAACAGAAATTATTACCCAAGGTGTGAGTCAAGGAAAAACTAAAGTTGTTAAAGGAGGGAGGAAAATTCAAGCAATGGATAAAGTTGATAAAGATAGTTTTTATAATTATATTTTACAACAATGGAAAAGGTGAATTCCTATAAACTAGCAATAGTATTCATTAAATCTCGATACCAATTATATGCTTTCTCAATTTGCTTTTCAGCAATTGGGGTAATTTAAACTTGAAATGTCATATTTTTGCTGCATTTCTTGAATAAAATCTGCTAGAGGACGACTTTGACCACTATTAAGTTCATCCAAACCTTGCTGAATACCTGCAACAGTTTCTAAATGCTCAATTAATTGCCGTATCTTGCTAGGATTGATATTACTGGGATCTAAAAAAGTAATCAGAACTTGAGTATTATTGCTAATATTATCTGGTGTTTCGGTAAACTCAATTTTACCATCTTGATAAATACCTTCAATTGTTTTTAGCATAGTTAATTTTGAGGTAGTTAATCACTATCATAATAATAACATAATTTGGCTAAATATCCCAAAATAAAAAACAAGAAATTATGAATTTATCTCAGAAGTTGGTGTTCTGAATTGATGTAAACCCAACAACAAAGCAGCAACCGTTCCCGCAACCGAAATTTCCCCATTAGAAACCTTATCAAAAACCTCATTTACAGGAATTAAAATCACCTCAATTTCCTCAGTCACATCCAGATTTTCCTGTTCTCCAACCTTCACCACATCTTCAGCTAAAAATAAATAAATTTGATTAGTTTCCTTACTAGGATTATCATATAAAACCCCAAGAATTTTTACCCTTTCAGCAACATAACCAGTTTCCTCCCGTAACTCCCTTAAAGCTGCTGTTTTTGCGTCTTCCTCCTCGACATTAAACCTACCCGCAGGAAGTTCAATAAAAAAATCCCCCACCGCGTGACGATATTGACGC from Okeanomitos corallinicola TIOX110 includes the following:
- the rbsK gene encoding ribokinase; the protein is MKIIVFGSINIDLVTTTPRLPIPGETLIGNSFFTTPGGKGANQAVALAKLGIPTQIIGRVGNDNFGLELINNLKNCGVQTENIFIDETVNSGIAVITVGQKGENNIIVIPGANAKVNQEDINKLYPLLPTTNAILLQLEIPIDTVIQIAKIAQNTNIKIILDPAPAQILPEEIYPLIDIITPNEIEASQLVGFAVTGEETAAKAAEILLQKGVKCAIIKLGAKGVFCATKQESFYIPAFSVQAIDTVAAGDAFNGGLAAALFHQKPLKEAVNWGAATGALATTKLGAQSSFPDRITLDKFLILNS
- a CDS encoding nucleoside deaminase produces the protein MDEFMQAAISEAKQGRNEGGIPIGSVLVKDGKILGRGHNKRVQDGDPVTHAEIDCLRNAGRIGNYQGTTLYSTLMPCYLCAGAVVQFGIRKVIAGESRTFPGAKEFMVSHGVEVVDLNLDECEQMMSEFINEKPELWNEDIGF
- a CDS encoding nucleoside hydrolase, encoding MKKQLVLMDHDGGVDDYLATMLLLTMENIELLGIVVTPADCYIQSAVSVTRKIIDLMGFSHIPVAESTVRGINSFPRLYRRDSLIIDHLPILNQKEEIKTPLLTETGEDFMIKVLREAPEPVTLMVTGPLTTVAVALAKAPEIEHKIKQIVWMGGALNVPGNVEKGIEPIQDGSAEWNVYWDAVSAAKVWETEIEIIMCPLDLTNQVPVTSELVQNIGKQYNYPCSNLAGQCYALVIPQDYYFWDVLATAYLEKPEFYELKEWETEIITQGVSQGKTKVVKGGRKIQAMDKVDKDSFYNYILQQWKR
- a CDS encoding NUDIX hydrolase, giving the protein MGNLQRWKVISSQMLINHRFCQVRRDAVELSNGVVIDDFFVYVKPDIALILPVTKNQEVVFVRQYRHAVGDFFIELPAGRFNVEEEDAKTAALRELREETGYVAERVKILGVLYDNPSKETNQIYLFLAEDVVKVGEQENLDVTEEIEVILIPVNEVFDKVSNGEISVAGTVAALLLGLHQFRTPTSEINS